A portion of the Glycine max cultivar Williams 82 chromosome 10, Glycine_max_v4.0, whole genome shotgun sequence genome contains these proteins:
- the LOC102663296 gene encoding transcription repressor OFP16, whose product MASTRNLKHLNLNLNLNMCCSNSATHECESPPLSPITSSSNHNNTTQCPSPSSIMIKNFNSIYDPTLTSHDHSFSSTFFEPEPADFATAFASQRFFFSSPGLSNSLVEYNNTNKSTTRHPALLREHGEKMKEEEEEEEKKKKVLFKGSVAVATYSPDPYVDFRRSMQEMVEARPELMDVKSNWNVLHELLLCYLALNPKSTHKFILGAFADLLVSLMSF is encoded by the coding sequence ATGGCAAGCACAAGAAATCTGAAGCACCTCAACCTGAACCTGAACCTGAACATGTGTTGTTCAAATTCAGCTACTCATGAATGCGAATCTCCTCCATTGAGCCCCATAACTAGTTCCTCAAATCACAATAACACTACTCAATGTCCTTCTCCTTCTTCAATTATGATAAAGAACTTCAACTCTATCTATGACCCTACCTTAACCTCTCATGACCACTCTTTCAGCTCTACCTTCTTCGAGCCCGAACCCGCTGACTTCGCCACCGCCTTCGCCTCCCAacgcttcttcttctcctccccGGGCCTCTCCAATTCCCTAGTTGAATACAACAACACCAACAAAAGTACTACTCGACACCcagcattgttgagagaacatggtgagaagatgaaggaggaggaggaggaggaggagaagaagaagaaggtgttGTTCAAGGGGAGCGTGGCGGTGGCGACGTACTCGCCGGATCCTTACGTGGATTTCCGGCGGTCGATGCAGGAGATGGTGGAGGCGCGGCCGGAGCTGATGGACGTGAAGTCCAATTGGAATGTTCTTCACGAGCTTCTTCTATGCTATCTTGCGCTGAATCCAAAGAGCACACACAAGTTCATTCTTGGAGCCTTCGCTGATCTTCTCGTTAGCCTCATGTCATTCTAG